In Sphaerospermopsis torques-reginae ITEP-024, the genomic window GTCTAATTTTCAAGAGATATATAACCGTTTATCACCTATAGAAAAACAAATAGTATTATATTTGAGTAGATTTGAAAACCCTATTTCTAGAGAAGAATTAAGACAAACGTTAATAGAAACCTTAAATTTATCCTCAGTTGATTTTAATAACGGTTTACAATCTTTACAACAACGGTATTTAGTGGTGAAAATTAAAGATGATAAGGTGATGTTTTCGTTATCTCCTGTTTTTGGGGAATATGTGAGAAATTTCTCATTTCCACAATAAAAATCAGGATTTATAAGATTAGAGAATAAACAGAATTTATTTTCAAATTAACATCCTGTAAATCCTTAAATCCTGGAAATCCTGATTCTGAATACTTAGGGTTTATATAGGACTCCTATTTGATTTTTGAACAGAACTCCGTACATACTTAAAGCCTTCTTTCTTGTTCCCTGTTCCCTGTTCTCTGCCTCCACGAAAAATTCATGAATCAAATCGGATCACTATATCAGCGATCGCCTTATCTGTCCCTTTTGGTGTAGTTAAATAGTTTAATATTTTTTTGTTGTATTGGCTTAATAAGTAATCATAGTATTTATCCCCAATTTCTTTAAGAAATCAGGGATATCAAATTTACAACTAACACCAAATACGACCACGACGGAAAGGTTTATCAGGTTCAGTTTGTTCGGCTTTTTGTCTAGCCATTTCCTGTGACCAAAAACCATAATCTTCCAAACCAGTAGATAACAACTTACGTTCAATTTCTGCTGGTGGTTGAGGTTCTGGTTGGCTGGAATTTGCGGGAGTTTTCTTTGGTCTACTCATAATTGTCACAACTCCTAAAACATACATCTACAAGAAGATTTAATTTGCTGATAACTGCGATTTTGAAAAGCAGCAGGATCATTATAGTTAGCACCATGTAATAAATCCATGCGAATATGAACTAAATCTTCAACTCTGCCATGAATCACATCAACAGACCGATGAGGATAAATAATATCCGGTCTTTTTACTGGTGGGGAAAGTTTGGGTAATCTCATAATCAATTTTTGATTGTAGGTTGGGTTGACGCAAGGAAACCCAACATTAAAAAACTCAACATTATCAAGACTTTGTTGGGTTGCGCTGTCGCTTAACCCAACCTACTACTGAGAGGATGTTTGAAAAGTATCAGAATTAATCGATATCCCCCCAACCCCTTAAAAAGGGGGGCTAAATTCCTCAAAGTCCCCCTTTTTAAGGGGGATTTAGGGGGATCTATGGGTGTCAGATTTCACAAAAAAAAGTTTTCAAACAACCTCTGAGATATTAATAAGGAGTAGACCAAGAACGCACTTCGCCCAAGGTAACAGGAATAATATCACTCACATCAATTGTAAACCGGAATAGCTTTTTAGCACGACGGCTATTTTCAGGGTCAAAGAACTTCAATTTTACATCCCAACAATCGCTATCTAAACGACAGAAAGGACTTTTCTCTACTGTAATACTATCCAATTCCATACCTGTAGCCACAGCTTCAGCAAAAGTAGAAGCCGCTTGGAAAGCATTGGTAGAAGCAAAATTCAACGCCCTATCTTGAGAAGTTGTCCCTAAATTGCGTAAATCATAATAAATACGGCTGAGGAAACTACGCAAAGTGCGGCGAATAGACTCTTCTTGGGCTTCTGTGGCTTGTGCTTGGATTGTCTGAATAGCAGCGTCAACCAAGGTGTTAACCTTCCAAC contains:
- a CDS encoding cyanobactin biosynthesis system PatB/AcyB/McaB family protein, whose protein sequence is MRLPKLSPPVKRPDIIYPHRSVDVIHGRVEDLVHIRMDLLHGANYNDPAAFQNRSYQQIKSSCRCMF
- a CDS encoding cyanobactin biosynthesis PatC/TenC/TruC family protein, coding for MSRPKKTPANSSQPEPQPPAEIERKLLSTGLEDYGFWSQEMARQKAEQTEPDKPFRRGRIWC